A single genomic interval of Desulfobacterales bacterium harbors:
- a CDS encoding pitrilysin family protein, giving the protein MAANVNKTELKNGIRILSQKMPHTRSVSMGVWVSVGARDEKPAESGLSHFIEHMIFKGTQRRSAYQIAKEFDAIGGHTNAFTTMESTCYHGKVMDTHLDTMVDILSDIFLNSVFDPQEIEKERPVILQEIKMVKESPDEYVHLLSGKNFWGDNPLGRSILGTQENIIQFDADQIKNYFHRLYQPDRILISVAGNVDHAHLIDRLGPAFESIKPGNGINDRVTPQSQGLVNLNYQDLEQVHICLSTPGLAVNDPGRYACSLLNTILGGNMSSRLFQQIREKRGLAYTVYSFMMSHVDTGMCGIYLAVDPARALETTNLVLQELDRLCAEPVSAAELKGAVEYTKGSLLLASESNENQMVRCAQNEIHFKRDIRLQDVIRRVESVTAADILELSQSLFVRNKIGLTLLGPDKNDKPFEDALYK; this is encoded by the coding sequence ATGGCCGCGAACGTAAATAAGACTGAGTTAAAAAATGGTATCCGTATTTTAAGCCAAAAAATGCCGCACACCCGTTCGGTGTCCATGGGTGTTTGGGTCAGTGTCGGGGCCCGCGATGAAAAACCGGCTGAAAGCGGGCTTTCTCATTTTATCGAGCACATGATTTTTAAGGGCACCCAACGGCGATCCGCCTATCAGATTGCCAAAGAATTCGATGCGATCGGTGGTCACACCAATGCATTTACGACCATGGAAAGTACCTGCTATCATGGCAAGGTAATGGACACCCACTTGGATACCATGGTCGACATTCTCTCTGATATCTTCTTAAATTCCGTATTTGATCCCCAGGAAATCGAAAAAGAACGACCGGTCATACTGCAGGAAATCAAAATGGTCAAAGAAAGCCCGGATGAGTATGTCCATCTGCTTTCTGGTAAAAACTTCTGGGGGGACAATCCTTTGGGACGTTCCATTTTGGGCACTCAGGAAAATATCATTCAGTTTGACGCCGATCAGATCAAAAATTATTTCCATCGTCTTTATCAACCAGATCGAATTTTGATATCGGTTGCCGGCAATGTCGACCATGCACATTTAATCGATCGACTGGGGCCGGCTTTTGAATCTATCAAACCCGGCAATGGCATCAACGATCGTGTCACCCCCCAAAGCCAGGGTCTGGTCAATTTGAACTACCAAGACCTGGAACAGGTTCACATTTGTTTGAGTACCCCCGGGCTAGCCGTAAACGACCCGGGTCGTTACGCCTGTTCTCTGCTCAACACAATTCTTGGCGGCAATATGAGTTCACGCCTGTTTCAGCAAATCAGGGAAAAAAGAGGATTGGCCTATACGGTGTATTCCTTTATGATGTCCCATGTGGACACCGGTATGTGCGGCATCTATCTGGCGGTGGATCCCGCCAGAGCTCTGGAAACCACGAATCTGGTGCTCCAAGAATTAGATCGGTTATGCGCCGAACCCGTATCGGCTGCCGAGCTGAAAGGAGCCGTTGAGTATACCAAGGGCAGTCTGCTGCTGGCATCGGAAAGTAATGAAAACCAGATGGTCCGCTGTGCCCAGAATGAAATTCATTTTAAACGTGACATCCGGCTGCAAGACGTTATCAGGCGTGTTGAATCGGTAACAGCTGCAGATATTTTAGAGCTTTCTCAAAGCCTATTTGTCAGAAACAAAATTGGATTAACGCTGCTGGGGCCGGATAAGAACGATAAACCTTTCGAAGATGCTCTGTATAAATAA
- the dut gene encoding dUTP diphosphatase: MMNDSPVIKILRLRPETDADMPLPRYMTPQSAGMDVCAAIEQELVLDKGARALIPTGFAIALPTGYEAQIRPRSGLAVKHGIGLINSPGTIDADYRGEIKIAVINLGTQPYTVKRGDRIAQMVIKQVTIAQLDVVEELDETERNNGGFGHTGQ; the protein is encoded by the coding sequence ATGATGAACGATTCACCTGTGATTAAAATCTTGCGCTTGCGTCCAGAAACAGATGCTGATATGCCCCTTCCCCGCTATATGACGCCACAATCAGCGGGCATGGATGTGTGCGCAGCCATAGAGCAGGAACTTGTTTTAGATAAAGGCGCTCGCGCCTTGATACCCACCGGCTTTGCGATTGCCCTTCCAACAGGCTATGAGGCCCAGATTAGGCCGCGCAGCGGATTGGCCGTCAAACATGGCATCGGGCTAATCAATTCCCCTGGAACCATCGATGCCGATTATCGTGGTGAAATCAAAATTGCGGTCATCAATTTAGGCACTCAGCCCTACACTGTTAAGCGCGGTGACCGCATTGCGCAAATGGTCATTAAACAAGTGACCATTGCGCAACTCGATGTGGTCGAAGAATTGGATGAAACCGAGCGCAATAACGGAGGATTTGGGCATACGGGTCAATAA